One window of the Ictidomys tridecemlineatus isolate mIctTri1 chromosome 11, mIctTri1.hap1, whole genome shotgun sequence genome contains the following:
- the Rfx5 gene encoding DNA-binding protein RFX5 isoform X2, translated as MFFVACVEGGRSEVRREVNFVLRLLLPCLRGTRTARDSRRNEHFFLTSSPHARMAEDEPDAKSPKTGARAPQGGAEAGEPTTLLQRIRSTISKAVQNKVEGILQDVQKFSDNDKLYLYLQLPPGPSTGEKSSELSPLTNEEYMYAYRWIRNHLEEHTDTCLPKQSVYDAYRKYCESLACCRPLSTANFGKIIREIFPNIKARRLGGRGQSKYCYSGIRRKTLVSMPPLPGLDLKGSESPEMGPEVTPAPRDELVEAACALTCDWAERILKRSFSSIVEVARFLLQQHLISARSAHAHVLKAMGLGEEDEHAPRERSSKSKNGVENLEGGAHKKPEKLAQSPKELETRAGPSPPARGERKKSVIESSAPSASNPQVNALVARLPLLLPRAPPSLVPPIRVSSPILAPKLSSGTLLPLPSRAGGPQAAVPIINMILPTVPALPGPGPGRASPGGLTHPRGTENKEVGIGGDPGLHDKGVKRTAEVPVSEASGQDTPAKAAKQDTEDIASDAKRKRGRPRKKSGGSGDRNSTPEKSAAAMDSAQSSRLPWETWGSGGESNSAGGSERPGPGVEAEQGTMFAQAQEDGAVSKGGRGPSSRQAKDVEDKIPLVTSKVSVIKGSRSQKEALQLVKGEIDAAAQGNKVLKGHVHQSSLTHECKDPEATPP; from the exons ATGTTTTTTGTGGCGTGCGTTGAAGGCGGCCGCTCCGAg GTAAGACGAGAAGTGAACTTTGTTTTGCGGTTGTTGTTGCCGTGTTTGAGGGGGACAAGGACAGCTCGGGACTCCAgaagaaatgaacatttctttctaAC CTCTAGCCCTCATGCCAGGATGGCAGAAGATGAGCCTGATGCTAAGAGCCCCAAGACTGGGGCAAGGGCCCCACaaggtggtgctgaggctggggaACCCACAACCCTTCTCCAGAGGATCCGAAGTACCATTTC cAAGGCCGTACAGAACAAAGTAGAGGGAATCCTG CAAGATGTTCAGAAATTCTCAGACAATGACAAGCTGTATCTCTACCTTCAGCTCCCCCCAGGTCCCAGCACTGGAGAAAAAAG cTCAGAGCTAAGCCCACTCACCAATGAGGAGTACATGTATGCCTATCGGTGGATCCGCAACCACCTAGAAGAGCACACAGATACCTGTCTGCCAAAGCAGAGTGTTTATGATGCCTATCG GAAGTATTGTGAGAGTCTTGCCTGTTGCCGCCCACTCAGCACAGCCAACTTTGGCAAAATCATCAGAGAGATCTTCCCTAACATCAAAGCCCGAAGGCTTGGTGGCCGGGGTCAGTCTAA GTACTGCTACAGTGGCATAAGAAGGAAGACCTTGGTATCTATGCCACCCCTGCCTGGACTGGACTTAAAGGGTTCTGAGAGT CCAGAAATGGGTCCAGAAGTAACCCCCGCACCTCGGGATGAACTGGTAGAGGCAGCCTGTGCCCTAACCTGTGACTGGGCAGAGCGAATCCTAAAGCGGTCTTTCAGTTCCATCGTTGAAGTCGCCCGCTTCCTGCTACAGCAGCATCTCATCTCTGCCCGATCTGCACATGCCCACGTGCTTAAGGCCATGGGGCTTGGTG AAGAGGATGAACATGCCCCTCGGGAACGGTCATCTAAATCCAAGAATGGAGTAGAGAACCTGGAGGGGGGAGCCCATAAGAAACCAGAGAAACTGGCCCAG TCTCCAAAGGAGTTGGAAACCCGGGCTGGGCCCAGCCCTCCAGCACGTGGAGAGCGCAAGAAGAGCGTAATTGAGAGCTCTGCACCATCAGCCAGTAACCCGCAGGTCAATGCCCTAGTGGCCCGGCTGCCTTTGCTCCTTCCCAGGGCCCCTCCCTCACTTGTTCCACCAATCCGAGTTTCCTCACCCATCCTGGCCCCCAAGCTTTCTTCAGGCACCCTACTGCCCCTGCCCAGTAGGGCTGGGGGACCCCAGGCAGCTGTGCCTATCATTAACATGATCTTACCAACAGTTCCTGCTCTGCCTGGACCTGGGCCAGGGCGAGCTTCACCTGGGGGACTCACTCATCCCAGGGGCACAGAGAACAAGGAGGTAGGCATAGGTGGTGACCCAGGACTCCATGATAAGGGTGTCAAGAGGACAGCTGAAGTACCTGTGAGTGAGGCCAGTGGACAGGACACACCAGCTAAAGCAGCAAAGCAGGATACAGAGGATATAGCAAGTGATGCCAAAAGAAAACGGGGGCGTCCTCGAAAAAAGTCAGGTGGAAGTGGGGACAGAAATTCCACCCCCGAGAAGTCAGCAGCTGCCATGGACTCTGCCCAGTCCTCGAGGTTACCATGGGAGACATGGGGCTCAGGAGGGGAAAGCAACTCAGCTGGAGGATCAGAGAGGCCAGGGCCAGGGGTAGAGGCTGAGCAGGGAACAATGTTTGCCCAAGCTCAGGAAGATGGTGCCGTTTCCAAAGGAGGAAGGGGCCCCAGTTCCCGGCAAGCCAAAGACGTAGAAGATAAAATTCCTCTTGTCACCTCAAAAGTGAGTGTCATCAAGGGCAGTAGAAGCCAAAAGGAGGCTCTTCAGTTGGTAAAGGGAGAGATAGATGCGGCAGCACAGGGTAATAAAGTCTTAAAGGGGCATGTGCATCAAAGTTCTTTAACCCATGAGTGTAAAGACCCAGAAGCAACACCCCCATGA
- the Rfx5 gene encoding DNA-binding protein RFX5 isoform X1, whose protein sequence is MFFVACVEGGRSEVRREVNFVLRLLLPCLRGTRTARDSRRNEHFFLTSSPHARMAEDEPDAKSPKTGARAPQGGAEAGEPTTLLQRIRSTISKAVQNKVEGILQDVQKFSDNDKLYLYLQLPPGPSTGEKSSELSPLTNEEYMYAYRWIRNHLEEHTDTCLPKQSVYDAYRKYCESLACCRPLSTANFGKIIREIFPNIKARRLGGRGQSKYCYSGIRRKTLVSMPPLPGLDLKGSESPEMGPEVTPAPRDELVEAACALTCDWAERILKRSFSSIVEVARFLLQQHLISARSAHAHVLKAMGLGVPSFTLTLSSFLGTSAEEDEHAPRERSSKSKNGVENLEGGAHKKPEKLAQSPKELETRAGPSPPARGERKKSVIESSAPSASNPQVNALVARLPLLLPRAPPSLVPPIRVSSPILAPKLSSGTLLPLPSRAGGPQAAVPIINMILPTVPALPGPGPGRASPGGLTHPRGTENKEVGIGGDPGLHDKGVKRTAEVPVSEASGQDTPAKAAKQDTEDIASDAKRKRGRPRKKSGGSGDRNSTPEKSAAAMDSAQSSRLPWETWGSGGESNSAGGSERPGPGVEAEQGTMFAQAQEDGAVSKGGRGPSSRQAKDVEDKIPLVTSKVSVIKGSRSQKEALQLVKGEIDAAAQGNKVLKGHVHQSSLTHECKDPEATPP, encoded by the exons ATGTTTTTTGTGGCGTGCGTTGAAGGCGGCCGCTCCGAg GTAAGACGAGAAGTGAACTTTGTTTTGCGGTTGTTGTTGCCGTGTTTGAGGGGGACAAGGACAGCTCGGGACTCCAgaagaaatgaacatttctttctaAC CTCTAGCCCTCATGCCAGGATGGCAGAAGATGAGCCTGATGCTAAGAGCCCCAAGACTGGGGCAAGGGCCCCACaaggtggtgctgaggctggggaACCCACAACCCTTCTCCAGAGGATCCGAAGTACCATTTC cAAGGCCGTACAGAACAAAGTAGAGGGAATCCTG CAAGATGTTCAGAAATTCTCAGACAATGACAAGCTGTATCTCTACCTTCAGCTCCCCCCAGGTCCCAGCACTGGAGAAAAAAG cTCAGAGCTAAGCCCACTCACCAATGAGGAGTACATGTATGCCTATCGGTGGATCCGCAACCACCTAGAAGAGCACACAGATACCTGTCTGCCAAAGCAGAGTGTTTATGATGCCTATCG GAAGTATTGTGAGAGTCTTGCCTGTTGCCGCCCACTCAGCACAGCCAACTTTGGCAAAATCATCAGAGAGATCTTCCCTAACATCAAAGCCCGAAGGCTTGGTGGCCGGGGTCAGTCTAA GTACTGCTACAGTGGCATAAGAAGGAAGACCTTGGTATCTATGCCACCCCTGCCTGGACTGGACTTAAAGGGTTCTGAGAGT CCAGAAATGGGTCCAGAAGTAACCCCCGCACCTCGGGATGAACTGGTAGAGGCAGCCTGTGCCCTAACCTGTGACTGGGCAGAGCGAATCCTAAAGCGGTCTTTCAGTTCCATCGTTGAAGTCGCCCGCTTCCTGCTACAGCAGCATCTCATCTCTGCCCGATCTGCACATGCCCACGTGCTTAAGGCCATGGGGCTTGGTG TACCCTCCTTCACCCTCACTTTATCATCTTTTCTGGGCACCTCTGCAGAAGAGGATGAACATGCCCCTCGGGAACGGTCATCTAAATCCAAGAATGGAGTAGAGAACCTGGAGGGGGGAGCCCATAAGAAACCAGAGAAACTGGCCCAG TCTCCAAAGGAGTTGGAAACCCGGGCTGGGCCCAGCCCTCCAGCACGTGGAGAGCGCAAGAAGAGCGTAATTGAGAGCTCTGCACCATCAGCCAGTAACCCGCAGGTCAATGCCCTAGTGGCCCGGCTGCCTTTGCTCCTTCCCAGGGCCCCTCCCTCACTTGTTCCACCAATCCGAGTTTCCTCACCCATCCTGGCCCCCAAGCTTTCTTCAGGCACCCTACTGCCCCTGCCCAGTAGGGCTGGGGGACCCCAGGCAGCTGTGCCTATCATTAACATGATCTTACCAACAGTTCCTGCTCTGCCTGGACCTGGGCCAGGGCGAGCTTCACCTGGGGGACTCACTCATCCCAGGGGCACAGAGAACAAGGAGGTAGGCATAGGTGGTGACCCAGGACTCCATGATAAGGGTGTCAAGAGGACAGCTGAAGTACCTGTGAGTGAGGCCAGTGGACAGGACACACCAGCTAAAGCAGCAAAGCAGGATACAGAGGATATAGCAAGTGATGCCAAAAGAAAACGGGGGCGTCCTCGAAAAAAGTCAGGTGGAAGTGGGGACAGAAATTCCACCCCCGAGAAGTCAGCAGCTGCCATGGACTCTGCCCAGTCCTCGAGGTTACCATGGGAGACATGGGGCTCAGGAGGGGAAAGCAACTCAGCTGGAGGATCAGAGAGGCCAGGGCCAGGGGTAGAGGCTGAGCAGGGAACAATGTTTGCCCAAGCTCAGGAAGATGGTGCCGTTTCCAAAGGAGGAAGGGGCCCCAGTTCCCGGCAAGCCAAAGACGTAGAAGATAAAATTCCTCTTGTCACCTCAAAAGTGAGTGTCATCAAGGGCAGTAGAAGCCAAAAGGAGGCTCTTCAGTTGGTAAAGGGAGAGATAGATGCGGCAGCACAGGGTAATAAAGTCTTAAAGGGGCATGTGCATCAAAGTTCTTTAACCCATGAGTGTAAAGACCCAGAAGCAACACCCCCATGA